The following coding sequences lie in one Methanothermobacter sp. MT-2 genomic window:
- a CDS encoding hydrogenase maturation protease, with translation MSIKTKLEKFLKNHEKILILTVGNELRGDDGLGPAIAKKLSKNRKENLTVIDGGTVPENFTGKIKMEDPSHIIIIDAVEMGAEPGTIKIIKKDEIANYNISTHAMPLSFLIEYLKTHKDYKITLIGIQPKKLEFSTKISKPVKESMEKLNSILKETIQ, from the coding sequence ATGTCCATAAAAACAAAACTCGAAAAATTCCTCAAAAACCATGAAAAAATCCTCATACTCACCGTTGGAAACGAACTAAGGGGCGACGACGGCCTAGGACCAGCCATCGCCAAAAAACTTTCAAAAAACAGAAAAGAAAACCTCACAGTTATAGATGGTGGCACAGTACCAGAAAACTTCACAGGGAAAATCAAAATGGAAGATCCAAGCCATATCATAATCATAGACGCCGTGGAAATGGGAGCCGAACCCGGCACGATAAAAATCATAAAAAAAGACGAAATAGCCAACTACAACATATCAACACATGCAATGCCCCTATCATTCCTCATAGAATACCTCAAAACCCATAAAGATTACAAGATAACACTCATAGGAATACAACCCAAAAAATTAGAATTCTCAACCAAAATATCAAAACCAGTGAAAGAATCCATGGAAAAACTCAACTCAATCCTCAAAGAAACAATCCAGTGA